From a single Stomoxys calcitrans chromosome 4, idStoCalc2.1, whole genome shotgun sequence genomic region:
- the LOC106081199 gene encoding lectin subunit alpha-like produces MKGSTVLGIVVISVLLWNFALAADDDDKDPNIFTTENFKYFIETKQKYNWSEAATECENKKMNLVSIDTKAKSDDVKIILNEAFLNNKKRIPSMFIGANDLVEFRDFIWLPKGDVFTYTNWEKNEPNNYRKLNERCVHLGYHGDEKWNDINCARKLGFICEQLLNPEGGEAVPKV; encoded by the exons ATGAAGGGATCAACGGTTCTGGGCATCGTAGTTATCAGTGTTTTATTGTGGAATTTTGCACTAGCTGCCGATGACGACGATAAAGATCCAAATATTTTCACCacagaaaatttcaaatatttcataGAGACAAAACAAAAG TACAACTGGTCGGAGGCGGCAACAGAATGTgagaataaaaaaatgaatctgGTCTCGATTGACACcaaagccaaatcagatgatgTGAAGATAATTCTTAATGAAGCTTTCCTTA ATAACAAAAAGCGAATACCATCAATGTTCATTGGAGCAAATGACTTGGTCGAATTTCGTGACTTCATATGGCTACCCAAGGGTGATGTTTTCACTTACACCAACTGGGAAAAGAACGAACCAAATAATTATCGAAAACTAAATGAGCGATGCGTTCATCTGGGCTACCacggagatgaaaaatggaacGATATAAACTGTGCACGGAAACTGGGTTTTATATGTGAACAACTATTAAATCCCGAAGGTGGTGAAGCGGTGCCAAAGGTgtag
- the LOC106081200 gene encoding lectin subunit alpha: protein MERIACFILLVTYFVVQSNGLTEANYYTSPMNKIYYIEPQNKYNWFGSLTECTRMNMSIITVDSAEKTKDLNDVINTNFKDVEKPLLYIGGSDMADNGKYVWHSTGNEFVYTNWAEYEPNNFEDDEHCVHIGLYNDGTWNDVKCSLKLGFICEVNKNEPQ, encoded by the exons ATGGAGCGTATAGCGTGTTTCATACTTTTGGTTACCTATTTCGTGGTACAGAGTAATGGATTAACTGAGGCCAACTATTACACATCGCCCATGAATAAGATATACTACATAGAGCCACAAAATAAG TATAATTGGTTTGGTTCTCTAACAGAATGCACTCGCATGAATATGAGCATTATAACTGTAGACAGTGCTGAAAAGACCAAGGATCTCAATGATGTCATAAATACCAATTTTAAAG ATGTAGAAAAACCCTTGCTTTATATAGGTGGCAGTGATATGGCTGATAATGGCAAATACGTTTGGCACTCAACGGGCAATGAGTTTGTTTATACCAATTGGGCTGAATATGAACCCAATAATTTCGAAGATGATGAGCATTGTGTGCATATAGGTCTGTACAATGATGGCACCTGGAATGATGTGAAATGCTCCTTAAAGCTTGGCTTTATTTGtgaagtaaataaaaatgagccacaataa
- the LOC106081204 gene encoding histone-lysine N-methyltransferase EHMT1, with amino-acid sequence MTDCSMDTLLSSMASKFNSECPSNAEVDLKDDKTLKWRNLTKNQFASKDKDKKPSAKAMQSNNNNNTSDDIATAQKEEQQPKDQQRRQQDVKKEQADLEEEAEVKAQTKEAENIDKKSENCVKPTENLEESVAAEVTVDNEKANKSGNTEMQPQQLSHSETNAKSEQINNINCASKSSTSCENHQGHQVSPSTFCSSTTQQSNDKVETLKSTTSPGETPKSIKKEETSSKNNANSEVSTTPEDRTPTTSTNNTNSIVSSDKPSQSALSSSNSHHQQPQQVVDVTKSLKDNATSPSEAADDNCRKQNKDIDNTSSSNKKPSLEESKEGGKSTDAESACSGDIVGNVDSEVAITKNESAHTQLAKKIENVDADEDDVLADNKNNKDKEKLPAAAVNKQLKNVNGKTTDVGGDGGGTTKGASGVGVSDDNTTTTSVLDKDKGVALVVDDNKAAAEPSNDADSAVNGDIDCGGSVAVTGGSVGGDFKGAKNISSGDNDDVAMATIELDTTSKTESNNSSPEQNISVAEKDISEKTNVAQQLLIKRGRGRYKKTSTIENEATTQSTITPAATMTASGESNVEMQNSPTCHERKVGRKRKQLDDEAETNLLANSSKTDEDEGKPMRRSERLCNRLDGFKILDDEAHSIHHTEDSPTRRTLRVHIDEKTPPKKRGRKTKLQIEAEKNSSHGLNDHIVEQMSPTTSAACNNSHFTSGKRAGESVVLPKRSQRRIKPTTKILENDELRYEFETKNIVRMTAQNWESLEQNDSTPTHQIVSANAAATSGSKMKSEKSDNSNDSPCSQQQQHPTGSSAIKKKLFTKVRKESEQARKRCPDIEKFMQEIKTGKWNTNRSPEDKKLSKKQQRKLAKQKEKHFEKLGLKRNGSDEISDNDSLSDNEEFVPTTRVQVGKPSVTLRVRKESTPPQPQTIQQQQTKNLNTSNTTRRNQRQKQISEKAVEIDSKQLRSINASVIAQNTTTQGGAAAAASTTTTNSKNSNLICLCQANSKYYTPKTPETQYCCAIDNIDDLKVGCSNQLSGEILHLFRPSQRVGYLVLCDDHKRRLHTHNSCAECGIFCTQGEFVLCKNHHFFHASCAQRIVLSSKYDPQQPASKNTSRTLVLKCPHCGIDTAERTTTITMKSHTVPIFSSSQRPLLPPNSNRGSGANASNKNKPLAWSSETFKPNTKINYEHLIPESVMNVVAARGRSRSSVTEFSTKDMYYAVKNDDLERVAEILVSKYDVTTCMRESFNGTCLHLVANFGTLQMAYLLLCKGIGTDFINKMDNELRTAVMYAVNEGKYDIVNLFIQHRADLAIRGPDGHTVLHIAARTGNLEIVQLIVHSYKASKNVSQFLSFINAQDDGGWTAMVWAAELGHTDIVSLLLQQGADPNICDNDNNTVLHWAALHNNDLDTITVLLQTGINCNIQNVEGETPLHIACRHSSKNLSLLLIFNGADLMLKNRADELPYDCIPNKNSECARHVGFQMQMHALHRRRSHIVCGDISNGRELCPIQALRNENNVLPVEESDQIMLPDFRYVTETIILQNSVQIDRRVSQMRICTCLDGCITSDRCQCTGASGQNWYTAEGRLSSDFNYDDPAVIFECNDVCGCNKRFCKNRVVQNGITIPLQVIECDESFKGWGVRTMVHIPKGTFVALYTGEILTDLEADRRMDDTYFFDLGNSHCIDANYYGNVSRFFNHSCEANIVPVRVFYEHQDYRFPKIAFFTSRDVEAGEELCFDYGEKFWLVKNRFFSCKCLSSACRYVNLPLVNGTVIEVEDDMPAPSLPAAASMSQSNEMINVARAFGNSSTTLATPLVTTAHVNNIPAAAAKLVQNLEDVSIVSVSPQVTLTPIVKSGSSTNSNTNNTANATNASDGNVTGTP; translated from the exons ATGACCGACTGCAGCATGGATACTTTGCTGAGTAGCATGGCCAGTAAATTTAATAGCGAGTGTCCCAGCAATGCTGAGGTCGATTTAAAGGATGATAAGACATTAAAATGGCGAAATTTAACGAAGAATCAATTTGCGTCCAAAGATAAAGATAAGAAGCCCTCGGCGAAAGCAATGCAGagcaataacaataataacacCTCCGATGATATTGCAACAGCCCAAAAAGAAGAACAACAGCCCAAAGACCAGCAGCGGCGGCAGCAAGACGTTAAAAAAGAGCAGGCAGACCTAGAAGAGGAAGCGGAGGTAAAAGCCCAAACTAAAGAGGCCGAAAATATCGATAAGAAAAGTGAAAATTGTGTAAAACCAACTGAAAATCTAGAGGAATCGGTAGCAGCGGAGGTGACTGTAGACAATGAAAAAGCCAATAAATCAGGAAACACTGAAATGCAGCCACAGCAGCTGTCCCACAGTGAGACCAATGCAAAGTCCGAACAAATTAATAATATAAATTGTGCTTCGAAAAGCAGCACAAGTTGTGAGAACCATCAAGGTCATCAAGTCTCACCGTCAACTTTTTGTAGTTCTACAACACAGCAATCAAACGATAAGGTGGAGACACTAAAATCAACCACCAGCCCAGGAGAAACACCAAAGTCAATAAAAAAGGAAGAGACTTCAAGTAAAAATAACGCTAACAGCGAAGTTAGCACTACCCCTGAGGACAGAACCCCTACAACATCCACTAACAATACTAACAGCATTGTTTCGTCAGATAAACCATCACAATCGGCATTATCATCATCTAACAGCCATcatcaacaaccacaacaagtTGTTGATGTTACAAAATCTCTGAAGGACAATGCAACATCACCATCTGAAGCCGCCGATGATAATTGTCGGAAACAAAACAAAGATATCGACAAtaccagcagcagcaacaaaaagCCATCGCTTGAAGAGAGCAAAGAGGGAGGCAAAAGCACTGATGCTGAGAGTGCTTGTAGTGGCGACATTGTCGGCAACGTCGACAGCGAAGTTGCTATAACAAAAAATGAGAGTGCGCATACACAATTAGCCAAGAAAATTGAAAACGTCGATGCTGACGAAGATGACGTTTTGgccgacaacaaaaacaacaaagacaAAGAAAAACTTCCAGCTGCTGCTGTTAATaagcaattaaaaaatgttaacGGTAAAACTACTGATGTGGGTGGTGATGGTGGCGGTACTACCAAAGGTGCTAGTGGAGTTGGTGTTAGTGATGATAATACAACAACCACTAGTGTTCTTGACAAAGACAAAGGGGTGGCGCTGGTGGTGGATGATAATAAAGCAGCAGCAGAACCCAGCAATGATGCCGACAGCGCTGTCAATGGTGATATTGACTGCGGTGGTAGTGTCGCTGTTACTGGCGGCAGCGTCGGAGGGGATTTTAAAGGTGCAAAAAAT ATTTCATCTGGCGACAATGACGATGTCGCTATGGCAACCATTGAATTGGACACAACATCAAAAACAGAAAGCAACAACTCCTCACCAGAGCAGAATATTTCAGTAGCAGAAAAAGACATTTCCGAAAAAACTAATGTGGCCCAACAATTATTGATTAAACGTGGTCGTGGTCGATACAAGAAAACATCGACCATCGAAAATGAGGCGACCACCCAATCCACCATTACACCAGCAGCTACAATGACTGCGAGCGGTGAGTCAAATGTGGAGATGCAAAACTCGCCCACATGCCACGAACGTAAAGTTGGCCGGAAACGTAAACAGTTGGACGATGAAGCGGAAACCAATTTGCTTGCAAACAGCAGCAAGACAGATGAAGATGAAGGCAAACCCATGAGAAGAAGTGAACGATTGTGCAATCGTTTGgatggttttaaaattttg GATGATGAGGCCCATAGCATTCATCACACAGAAGACTCGCCGACACGTAGAACATTACGCGTACACATAGATGAGAAAACTCCGCCGAAAAAACGCGGTCGCAAAACCAAACTACAAATTGAAGCCGAAAAGAATAGCTCACATGGCCTCAACGATCATATTGTCGAACAAATGTCCCCCACTACGTCCGCCGCATGCAATAACAGCCACTTCACATCAGGTAAACGTGCTGGTGAATCGGTGGTTCTTCCCAAACGATCTCAAAGACGCATAAAACCCACAACAAAAATCTTGGAAAATGACGAATTGCGTTATGAGTTTGAAACCAAGAATATTGTACGCATGACAGCACAGAACTGGGAGTCGCTTGAACAAAATGATAGCACACCCACACATCAAATTGTTTCCGCAAATGCTGCTGCTACCAGTGGTAGCAAGATGAAGAGCGAAAAATCAGACAATAGTAACGATAGTCCCTGctcacagcagcagcaacacccCACAGGATCCAGTGCTAtaaaaaagaaacttttcaCAAAAGTACGCAAGGAATCGGAGCAGGCTCGCAAGCGTTGTCCCGACATAGAGAAATTTatgcaagaaataaaaacaggCAAATGGAATACAAATCGTTCGCCAGAAGATAAAAAGCTTAGCAAGAAACAACAACGTAAGCTGGCAAAGCAAAAGGAGAAACATTTCGAGAAGTTGGGTCTAAAACGCAATGGCAGCGATGAGATTAGTGACAACGACAGTCTCAGTGACAATGAGGAATTTGTGCCCACCACACGAGTGCAAGTGGGTAAGCCTAGTGTCACACTGAGGGTGCGCAAGGAGTCAACACCTCCGCAACCCCAAACCATACAACAGCAGCAAACGAAAAACTTGAATACCTCCAACACAACACGAAGGAATCAACGGCAAAAACAGATATCGGAGAAGGCTGTAGAGATCGATTCCAAGCAACTAAGATCAATAAATGCTTCCGTTATAGCTCAAAATACTACCACGCAAGGTGGTGCGGCTGCTGCAGCCAGCACCACCACAACAAACTCGAAGAATTCCAACTTAATCTGCTTGTGTCAGGCAAACTCCAAATACTATACGCCCAAAACACCAGAGACTCAATACTGTTGTGCCATTGACAACATCGATGATCTGAAAGTGGGCTGTTCCAATCAACTGAGTGGTGAGATACTGCATCTTTTTCGCCCCAGTCAAAGAGTGGGTTATTTGGTGCTTTGTGATGATCATAAAAGAAGGCTGCATACTCACAACTCTTGTGCTGAATGTGGCATATTCTGCACACAG GGTGAATTTGTCTTATGCAAAAATCATCACTTTTTTCATGCTTCATGCGCCCAGCGCATAGTACTCAGCTCCAAATATGATCCTCAACAACCTGCCTCGAAGAATACTAGTCGCACTTTGGTTTTAAAGTGCCCGCACTGTGGCATTGATACGGCAGAAAGAACAACTACCATAACTATGAAAAGTCATACTGTGCCAATATTTTCATCTTCGCAACGGCCCCTACTGCCGCCCAACAGCAATAGGGGCAGTGGAGCAAATGCCAGCAACAAAAATAAGCCTTTGGCCTGGTCCAGTGAGACATTCAAACCAAATACTAAAATTAATTATGAACACCTAATACCAGAGTCTGTGATGAATGTGGTGGCCGCAAGAGGACGCTCACGCAGCTCTGTAACTGAGTTTAGTACAAAAGACATGTATTATGCGGTGAAAAATGATGATCTGGAAAGAGTAGCCGAGATCTTGG TTTCAAAGTACGATGTCACCACTTGCATGCGCGAAAGTTTCAATGGCACCTGCTTGCATTTAGTTGCCAACTTTGGCACTTTACAAATGGCCTATCTGCTGTTGTGCAAAGGGATTGGCAcagattttataaataaaatggaCAATGAACTACGTACGGCGGTAATGTATGCGGTCAATGAGGGCAAATATGATATTGTGAATTTATTTATACAACATCGTGCCGATTTGGCTATAAGG GGTCCTGATGGCCATACAgtcttgcatatagctgctCGTACCGGAAATTTGGAAATTGTTCAACTAATTGTCCATAGCTATAAGGCCAGTAAGAATGTATcacaatttttaagttttataaaTGCCCAAGATGATGGTGGTTGGACAGCAATGGTATGGGCTGCTGAACTGGGCCACACAGATATTGTGAG TTTACTGCTGCAACAAGGTGCCGATCCCAATATCTGTGATAATGACAATAACACAGTTTTACACTGGGCTGCTTTGCACAACAATgatttggataccataacagTATTACTACAAACTGGTATCAATTGTAATATACAAAATGTGGAAGGAGAAACGCCGCT ACACATTGCTTGCCGTCATTCTAGTAAAAATCTAAGCCTACTCCTTATCTTCAATGGTGCTGATTTGATGCTCAAAAATCGTGCCGATGAATTGCCCTATGATTGCATACCTAATAAGAATTCGGAGTGCGCTCGCCATGTGGGctttcaaatgcaaatgcatGCCTTGCACCGTCGTCGTTCCCACATTGTTTGCGGGGATATTAGCAATGGTCGCGAACTTTGTCCCATACAGGCTTTGCGCAATGAAAACAATGTCTTGCCTGTAGAGGAATCGGATCAAATAATGCTGCCGGATTTCCGTTATGTTACCGAAACCATAATTCTGCAAAATTCTGTGCAAATTGATCGCAGAGTTTCACAAATGCGCATTTGTACTTGTTTGGATGG ttgTATAACCTCTGATCGTTGCCAGTGTACTGGGGCCTCCGGCCAGAATTGGTATACGGCCGAGGGGCGTTTAAGCTCAGATTTCAATTATGATGATCCTGCTGTAATATTTGAATGTAATGATGTCTGTGGTTGCAATAAG cgtttttgtaaaaatcgtgTTGTTCAAAATGGCATAACCATTCCCCTGCAAGTTATCGAATGTGATGAAAGTTTCAAAGGTTGGGGCGTTCGTACCATGGTCCATATACCCAAAGGCACTTTTGTGGCCCTATATACGGGTGAGATACTAACCGACTTGGAGGCCGATCGACGCATGGATGATACCTACTTTTTTGATTTGGGCAATAGTCATTGCATTGATGCCAACTATTATGGAAATGTTAGTCGTTTCTTTAATCACTCCTGCGAAGCCAATATAGTACCAGTAAGGGTATTCTATGAGCATCAGGACTATCGTTTTCCTAAAATAGCCTTCTTCACAAGTCGTGATGTCGAGGCAGGTGAAGAGCTATG TTTCGATTATGGTGAAAAGTTTTGGTTGGTAAAGAATCGATTTTTTTCATGTAAATGCTTAAGTTCTGCTTGTCGTTATGTCAATCTGCCCTTGGTCAATGGCACCGTCATCGAGGTGGAGGATGATATGCCAGCACCATCTTTGCCAGCAGCAGCCTCAATGTCACAGTCTAATGAAATGATCAATGTGGCCAGAGCTTTTGGCAATTCGTCAACAACATTAGCAACACCACTGGTAACTACTGCCCATGTAAATAATATACCAGCAGCAGCGGCAaaacttgtacaaaatttagaaGATGTGTCCATAGTCAGCGTAAGTCCTCAGGTTACTTTAACTCCCATTGTCAAAAGTGGCTCCTCAACAAATAGCAACACCAATAACACCGCCAATGCCACCAATGCCTCCGATGGGAATGTTACTGGGACACCTTAG
- the LOC106081196 gene encoding uncharacterized protein LOC106081196 → MRLNLHQQHRNSHNIMSTISTTTSIVIALCTLLIVLPSPAAARMAFEKLTDFDFAGTTYYSVKNLSLYECQGWCREEADCQAAAFSFVVNPLSPSQETHCQLQNDSSAHNPSAAPQRSANMYYMVKLQLRSENVCHRPWSFERVPNKVIRGNDNALIYTSTKEACLSACLNEKRFVCRSVEYDYNSMKCVLSDADRRSGGQFVQLADAQGTDYFENLCLKPQQACKSTRSFANARVGVSEEKVAQYVGLHYYTDKELQVTSESACRLACEIESEFLCRSFLYLGQPQGAQYNCRLYHLDHKTLPDGPSTYLNHERPLIDHGEPIGQYFENVCDKSSATPPSPGAGAGPITGGGSLDGIDQLPITFDHTEDPNLNISRNDVNCDKTGTCYDVSVHCKDTRIAVQVRTNKPFNGRIYALGRSETCNIDVINSDSFRLDLTMAGQDCNTQSVTGVYSNTVVLQHHSVVMTKADKIYKVKCTYDMSSKNITFGMMPIRDPEMIHINSSPEAPPPRIRILDTRQREVETVRIGDRLNFRIEIPEDTPYGIFARSCVAMAKDARTSFKIIDDDGCPTDPTIFPGFTADGNALQSTYEAFRFTESYGVIFQCNVKYCLGPCEPAVCEWNMESFESLGRRRRRSVESNDTKEADEDMNISQEILVLDFGDEKREFFKSDPSTDFAKDKTVTIIEPCPTKTSVLALAVTCALMILLYISTLFVYYMKKWMQPHKIVA, encoded by the exons ATGCGACTGAATTTACACCAACAACATCGTAATAGCCACAACATCATGAGTACCATAAGCACCACCACCAGTATTGTCATAGCTTTATGCACCCTCCTCATTGTATTACCATCACCTGCTGCGGCTCGTATGGCTTTTGAAAAGCTAACAGATTTTGATTTTGCCGGTACCACCTATTACAGCGTTAAGAATCTCTCCCTATACGAATGTCAGGGTTGGTGTCGCGAAGAAGCCGATTGTCAAGCGGCTGCTTTCAGTTTTGTGGTGAATCCTCTATCACCCTCACAGGAAACGCACTGTCAGCTGCAAAATGATTCATCAGCGCATAATCCTTCGGCCGCTCCTCAGCGTTCGGCCAATATGTATTATATGGTGAAATTACAATTGCGCAGTGAAAATGTCTGTCATCGACCTTGGTCATTTGAGCGTGTACCCAATAAAGTGATACGTGGCAATGATAATGCTCTCATCTATACCAGCACCAAGGAAGCTTGTCTCTCAGCCTGTCTAAATGAGAAACGTTTTGTTTGCCGTTCTGTGGAATACGATTACAATAGTATGAAATGTGTGTTGTCCGATGCGGATAGACGTAGTGGTGGCCAATTTGTACAATTAGCCGATGCCCAGGGTACAGATTATTTTGAGAACTTGTGTCTGAAGCCACAACAGGCTTGTAAATCCACCCGATCCTTTGCCAATGCCCGAGTGGGAGTTTCAGAAGAGAAAGTAGCACAGTATGTTGGCCTGCACTATTACACAGACAAAGAATTGCAGGTTACCTCTGAATCGGCTTGTCGTCTGGCTTGTGAAATTGAATCGGAATTCTTGTGCCGTTCTTTCTTGTATTTGGGTCAGCCACAGGGAGCTCAATACAATTGCCGCCTTTATCATTTGGATCATAAAACTTTGCCCGATGGCCCTTCCACCTATTTGAATCATGAACGTCCCCTTATCGATCATGGTGAACCTATTggtcaatatttcgaaaatGTTTGCGATAAATCTTCGGCCACACCACCTAGTCCTGGTGCAGGCGCTGGACCCATTACCGGAGGTGGTTCTTTGGATGGAATTGATCAATTGCCCATTACTTTTGATCATACAGAAGATCCCAATTTGAATATTAGCCGCAATGATGTTAACTGTGATAAGACTGGCACCTGTTATGATG TATCTGTACACTGCAAAGATACCCGCATTGCTGTACAAGTGCGTACCAATAAACCATTTAATGGTCGTATTTATGCCTTGGGTCGCTCGGAAACCTGTAACATTGATGTTATCAACTCTGATTCCTTCCGTTTGGATTTGACCATGGCTGGTCAAGATTGTAACACACAAAGTGTG ACCGGTGTCTACTCGAATACCGTAGTATTGCAACATCATAGCGTTGTTATGACCAAGGCTGATAAAATCTACAAAGTCAAGTGTACCTATGACATGAGCTCTAAGAATATTACCTTCGGCATGATGCCCATACGTGATCCTGAAATGATACACATTAACTCTTCACCTGAAGCTCCACCACCAAGAATTCGCATTTTGGATACACGTCAACGCGAAGTGGAGACTGTACGCATTGGAGATCGTTTGAACTTCCGCATTGAGATACCCGAAGATA CTCCTTATGGCATTTTTGCTCGTTCTTGTGTGGCCATGGCCAAGGATGCACGCACCAGCTTTAAAATCATTGATGATGATGgctgtcccacagatcccaccATTTTCCCTGGATTCACAGCCGATGGCAATGCTTTGCAGTCAACATATGAAGCTTTTAGATTTACAGAAAGTTATGGTGTCATCTTCCAGTGTAATGTGAAATATTGTTTGGGTCCTTGTGAGCCTGCAGTGTGTGAATGGAATATGGAATCATTTGAGTCCTTGGGCAGAAGACGTCGTCGTTCCGTGGAAAG CAATGATACCAAGGAAGCCGATGAGGACATGAACATTTCCCAAGAGATTTTAGTTTTAGATTTTGGTGATGAGAAACGTGAATTCTTCAAATCTGATCCCAGCACAGATTTTGCTAAAG ataagACTGTCACTATCATTGAACCCTGCCCCACTAAAACTTCCGTCTTGGCTTTGGCCGTCACCTGTGCCCTCATGATCTTATTGTACATTTCCACCTTATTTGtatactatatgaaaaaatggATGCAACCCCATAAAATCGTAGCATAA